The DNA segment CAATTTGATTCGGTTTCTGTTGATGGATGTGAGTTTACTTCTTGCATAGCAAGCTCCACAAGCCTTGGTGGAGCCGTTTTTAGTGCTGCCCCTATAGAAGTGACGAGCAGCTCGTTTACTTCCTGCACTGCGGGTAGGGGCGGGGCTATTGGAGAGATAAACCCCCAAAGTATAAAAGTTGGCGGATCGATCAATAATTTTAGTAGCTGTACAGCGGTATCTGATGGTGGTGCGATTGCTGGGTTTGGGACAGTTTTAGTTAATGGTACCCTTAACACGTTTGGACATTGTTCTGCAGGCGAAAACGGGGGTGCAATTTGGGCAGACAAGGCGATTAATATAGCCAACAGCTCTATTTTTTCGACCTGTTCTGCAGATAAAAACGGTGGTGCAATTTATGGCGCGTCGACGGTTAGTGTTGTAAGCTCCCAATTTAATCCATGCACAGCCAAACTAAAAGGTGGCGCGATTTATTCTACAGATGACCTTAATGTTTCTCAAAGTTCATTTACTTTGTGTACGGCGATTACAGGTGGTGCGATTTTTGGGGATAGTGGCGCGACAATCACAACACTTAACAATGTGTTTAATTCGTGTGATGCAACTGGATCGGGTGGTGGTGGTGCTATCAATGTTCTAAAGGAATTAGAAAGTACGGGTGATTTTTTCCACAATTGTACAACAATAGCTGATGGTGGTGCAATTTTTGGAGATGTAAGTGCGATAATTATAACAGAAAACGCAAAATTTAATTCATGCACATCGAGCGATAATGGTGGTGCGATTTATGTTAGAAAGACATTAGATATTTCCGATTGTAGTTTTAATCAATGCGATGCTCAATTTGATGGCGGCGCGATTTATGTTGAAAAAACAGGGACACTTACATTTTCAGGTCCTGTATCTTTTTCAGGCAACACGGCTAATCGCGGCAAAGACGTGTTTATAGAGTCAGGAGTAAGCTTTACTGTTGATACGTCTGCTAATATTACCATTCCTAATCCTATTGAAAGTAATCAGGCTGGAGCTAGTGGAACTTTTATCAAGCGAGGCAGCGGAAAGCTCTCTTTAAATGGAGATAATACCTATGACACAGTTAGTACCACAATTGAAGAAGGAGAACTACATGTCGATGGATCTATCATCACTGATATAGATGTAAAACCCGGAACCACAATAAGTGGAAACTTAACAACCCAAAAAGACTTAAAAAATGAAGGTTTAATGAAACCTGGTGACGATGGGCTTGGACAAATTTTTGTGAACGGAACCTTTGAACAAACAACCGATGGTATCTTAGAGGTAGACCTTACGCCAACAGGTGTTGTTGCACATAAAACCTATGTTGTAACCCCCAATCCCGCAACCGTTAACGGTGAGTTTTTAGTTAAAATCGAAAATGGGAACTACATTAAAGGCACAGAATATACAATTGTTCAAGGTCCGATTGCGTCTTATTCGGTAATCGTTACAAAAACAGGTGCGCTAGCGAGTCAGATTGATTTGTCGCTTGTTGAAGGAAGCCTAAAACTTATCGTTAACAACACAGTGATTTTTATTTGTCCAGAGCTTCCCCAAGGAAACCCCCGTATGATTATTCAAGCGTTTGATGCGCTCGATCTCACTCCTGCATCACCTATGGCGCTCATTGTTGAGGCGTTTGGACAGCTAAGCTGTCCCGATCCTTTGGCTACCATTTTGAATAATATGACAGCAGCAAATTATGCTAATCTTGAATGGATGACTGTTTCTACAGACACACAATTAAGCTACATATTGGGTTATCATGCGCACGCCATCAAATGTGCTAAGGACGAGCCTTGCGGAACATGTAAGAGTCAAGGAATTTGGGTAAGCGGCATGGGTGGTTTTGAAAACATGCGCTCTTTTGGTTGGCTTTCTGGATATGAAGCAGATACAGGAGGTGTTTTAGCAGGACTAGATTTTTGCGAGCACCCGTTTTATTTTGGGTTTGCCGGAGGATACACGTATACCGATTTTCATCTAAGAGAGAATGCGGGGTTTGGAGATATTCAATCTGGATTTGGGGCTGCTTATGGTGGGTTTATTTCGAAAAGCTTTATTGCTGATGCATCTGTCATTGTAGGCGGCAAACATTTTGATATGCATCGCAAAATTGTCTTTTTGACAGTGAATGAAGTTCCCCATTCTACGTTTGAAACGCCTTTTGTTAACACGCATTTGGGACTTATGGGACAGATTTACCTCTCTGATTTTCGCTTAGAAGCTTTTGGGAATATCGATTATCACTATTTGTTTATAGGTCCTGTTTTAGAAAAAGGATCAACACTTGATTTGTTTGTAAACCGCCATCATTCGCATTTTATAAAGGCAGAGATCGGAACAAATCTAAAGGGCATTTTCAAACACCAAGACATATGCTATGCACCTTTTATTGGTGTGAGCGGTGTTGTTAAAGTGCCGCTTGGAAACACCGAGTACGGCGCGTTTTTTGCAGGCGAGACATTCTATCAAAACACGCTGACAACCAGTCACTCTCAAAAACTTGTTTCTCCTCGGTGTGGTGTGCGCATTTACACAACATCTTTTATTTTCATGATTAATTATAGGGGAGAGTTTAACAAATATATCCAAAACCACCAAGTCGATGGCAGTCTAGAATGGTCTTTTTAGGAATAGTTGAAGTTAAAACGCAAAGCCTTTATTTTAAACAAATATGAAGCAGCTTTGTTTTTTCTTGTTTTTCTGTAGTCTGTTATTTTCGATACAATATACAGTCAACCTAACAGGAGATAATTTATCATTCACAACCTTACGCAAAGCGATAGACCAGTCCAACACAGTTGGTGGTATAAATGATATTATTTTTACTCTCCCGACACCCGTAATTACTCTTAGTGGTCTTGATGGTCCTTTACCCGCAACAACAGCAATAAACCTGATAATAGATGGAAGTGCTACTCCCACAAACGTAGAAGTTAATGGAGCTTCTGTAGAAAAAATTTTTGGTAAAATTATTACCCCAGGCATTGCATTTGATTTAAGAAACCTGATATTTAAAAATGCTACAACCCCTGGTGGAAATAATGGCAGTGTTGTTGAAATAACCTCACAAACTACGTCATTAAATGTTGATAATTGTACGTTTGATACATGTACTAGCGGTGCTGCTGGTGGTGCGATTGAAGCAGATAATCATGTGGTTGTGAATAATAGTCGTTTTATCAATTGTTCTGCTCCCACTAGTACTGGCGGCGCAATAAGAGCTGTTGGAAACATTCCAACAGATGCTCTGCAAGCTTCTAATTCATTTTTTAGTTTTTGTTCAGCAAGCGTTGGTGGGGCTATTTGGAGCGCTGGAAATATAAAAATTTTTGATAGCGTATTTGAGGATTGCTCTTCAACCTCTGGTGGCGGCGTAATCTGGGTTAAAAATGCTGAAATTTCTGGCACTAGTTTTACTAGAAGCTCTTCTACTGCAGACGGAAGAGTGATTAGCACGCAGGGCAATTTAACGATTTCTAATTGTAGTTTTGATGATTTTAAAACTACTAATGTTGCTGGCCAGGGAGGCGCTATTTATAAAATAAACTTTATAGGTCCTGAAGAGATAAAAATTTCTAGTACGAGCTTTAAAGGAGGAACAGCGCCACAAGCTCAAGTTGGCGGTGCGATTTATTGTGAAGATATTTTCCCAGGACAGACAACCATAGAGCTTTCTGATGTAAGTTTTGAAGACTGTTCTGCGTCAGATGATGGCGGCGCGATATTTTTACCGGCAGGCGCAATCCTAAAGCTTCTTGGGCCTGTATCCTTTTCCAACAACACGGCTACACGTGGAAAAGATATCTTTATGCAATCAACATCAAGCCTTATTTTTGACACAACAGCTACTGTTGAGATTCCAAACCCCGTTGAAAGCGAACAAACCGTAAGCCCTGACGGCGGTATCATTAAACGCAATACAGGCAAACTCTCGCTAAACGGAGACAATACCTACACAGGAAGCACCACAATTGAAGCTGGCGAACTTCATATTGAGGGCTCTGTGATCACAAGTATCGACGTGCAAGCAGGTAGTATTTTAAGTGGTGACATAGTCATTTATAACGGAGATTTGACAAACACAGGAGGAAACATTTTACCTGGAAATGGAAATATTGGAGAAATACGACTCATACATGGAAAATTTGAACAAACAGCAGGCACCTTAGAAGTAGATATCACTCCAACAGCTCTAGATTCAGATAAAATTTTTATCGAAACAGATGGAGCTTCTACATTTGCAGGAACGCTACAAATTGATATCGGACTTGGAAATTACATTGATGGCACGCTTTACAAGGTAATCGATGGCGTTGTTGCCTTTGATCCTGATCTAATTACTCTTGAAAAAGTAGGTCCTCTTGCTGACAAAGTCAATGTTAAAATTGAACAAGGAAGCTTGAACATCATTGTCACAAACACGGTGCTTTTTGCATGTGGTGATGCTGCACCAGGCAATCCATTAACCATGGAAACAGCAATAAAAAACTTAGACATACCGCCAAATTCTCCTTTATCTCAAATTATAGAAGCTTTAGGAATTTTACCTTGTCCTTCGCAAGAGCTCGACAATGTTTTAAACAAAATGACAGCAGCAAACTTAGCAAACCTTGAATGGATCACCTTGACAACAGATACACAAATCAGCGCTCTTTTTGCAAATCGCATCTACGTTCAAGAGTGTCAAGAAAACAGATGCCAATGCAAAAAAAGCAGCATTTGGGCACAAGGGCTTGGAAACTTTGAAGACACAAACACATTTGATTGGCTCTCTGGCTATGATGCTAATACGCTTGGTGGACTTGTGGGTTTTGATACATGTACAAACCACATCCAAGTGGGTTTTGGCGGTGGTTATACCTATACAGATTTTAGTCTTAAAGATGATGCAGGGTTTGGGGATATCCATTCTGGATTTGGTGCACTGTATGCAAGCTTTTTATCGCGCAACTTTATCGCTAACGCTTCTGTTATGATTGGTGGCAAGCATTTCGACATGAATCGCAAAGTGGCATTTTTAATGATCAATGAAGTGGCGAACTCTAAATTCAACTCCCCATTTGTGAATACGCATTTAGGACTGATGGCTATAGGAAACTTGCATGATTTTCGTCTAGAGATTTTTGCAAATGCAGACTATCATTATTGGTATAGAGAAGCTCTTTTAGAAACGGGCACACCCATTAATCTCTTTATCACAAAACACCATTCGCATTTTATCAAAGCAGAAGTTGGCACAAACCTAAAAGCGATTTTAAACTATCAGAACAAATGTTTTGTGCCTTTTGTAGGATTTAGCATCATTAAGAAATTCCCGCTTGGAAAAACCAATTACAATGCACGCTTTGAAGATAGTAGCTTTTGCATGTACACACTCACATCAAGCACAGTGCAAGAGTTGGCGT comes from the Chlamydiota bacterium genome and includes:
- the pmp6 gene encoding putative outer membrane protein pmp6, which translates into the protein QFDSVSVDGCEFTSCIASSTSLGGAVFSAAPIEVTSSSFTSCTAGRGGAIGEINPQSIKVGGSINNFSSCTAVSDGGAIAGFGTVLVNGTLNTFGHCSAGENGGAIWADKAINIANSSIFSTCSADKNGGAIYGASTVSVVSSQFNPCTAKLKGGAIYSTDDLNVSQSSFTLCTAITGGAIFGDSGATITTLNNVFNSCDATGSGGGGAINVLKELESTGDFFHNCTTIADGGAIFGDVSAIIITENAKFNSCTSSDNGGAIYVRKTLDISDCSFNQCDAQFDGGAIYVEKTGTLTFSGPVSFSGNTANRGKDVFIESGVSFTVDTSANITIPNPIESNQAGASGTFIKRGSGKLSLNGDNTYDTVSTTIEEGELHVDGSIITDIDVKPGTTISGNLTTQKDLKNEGLMKPGDDGLGQIFVNGTFEQTTDGILEVDLTPTGVVAHKTYVVTPNPATVNGEFLVKIENGNYIKGTEYTIVQGPIASYSVIVTKTGALASQIDLSLVEGSLKLIVNNTVIFICPELPQGNPRMIIQAFDALDLTPASPMALIVEAFGQLSCPDPLATILNNMTAANYANLEWMTVSTDTQLSYILGYHAHAIKCAKDEPCGTCKSQGIWVSGMGGFENMRSFGWLSGYEADTGGVLAGLDFCEHPFYFGFAGGYTYTDFHLRENAGFGDIQSGFGAAYGGFISKSFIADASVIVGGKHFDMHRKIVFLTVNEVPHSTFETPFVNTHLGLMGQIYLSDFRLEAFGNIDYHYLFIGPVLEKGSTLDLFVNRHHSHFIKAEIGTNLKGIFKHQDICYAPFIGVSGVVKVPLGNTEYGAFFAGETFYQNTLTTSHSQKLVSPRCGVRIYTTSFIFMINYRGEFNKYIQNHQVDGSLEWSF
- a CDS encoding Extracellular serine protease, whose product is MKQLCFFLFFCSLLFSIQYTVNLTGDNLSFTTLRKAIDQSNTVGGINDIIFTLPTPVITLSGLDGPLPATTAINLIIDGSATPTNVEVNGASVEKIFGKIITPGIAFDLRNLIFKNATTPGGNNGSVVEITSQTTSLNVDNCTFDTCTSGAAGGAIEADNHVVVNNSRFINCSAPTSTGGAIRAVGNIPTDALQASNSFFSFCSASVGGAIWSAGNIKIFDSVFEDCSSTSGGGVIWVKNAEISGTSFTRSSSTADGRVISTQGNLTISNCSFDDFKTTNVAGQGGAIYKINFIGPEEIKISSTSFKGGTAPQAQVGGAIYCEDIFPGQTTIELSDVSFEDCSASDDGGAIFLPAGAILKLLGPVSFSNNTATRGKDIFMQSTSSLIFDTTATVEIPNPVESEQTVSPDGGIIKRNTGKLSLNGDNTYTGSTTIEAGELHIEGSVITSIDVQAGSILSGDIVIYNGDLTNTGGNILPGNGNIGEIRLIHGKFEQTAGTLEVDITPTALDSDKIFIETDGASTFAGTLQIDIGLGNYIDGTLYKVIDGVVAFDPDLITLEKVGPLADKVNVKIEQGSLNIIVTNTVLFACGDAAPGNPLTMETAIKNLDIPPNSPLSQIIEALGILPCPSQELDNVLNKMTAANLANLEWITLTTDTQISALFANRIYVQECQENRCQCKKSSIWAQGLGNFEDTNTFDWLSGYDANTLGGLVGFDTCTNHIQVGFGGGYTYTDFSLKDDAGFGDIHSGFGALYASFLSRNFIANASVMIGGKHFDMNRKVAFLMINEVANSKFNSPFVNTHLGLMAIGNLHDFRLEIFANADYHYWYREALLETGTPINLFITKHHSHFIKAEVGTNLKAILNYQNKCFVPFVGFSIIKKFPLGKTNYNARFEDSSFCMYTLTSSTVQELASPRCGLRIHTKSFAFSIGYRGEFNKYTKDHQVDGGLEWTF